The window CAATAGTTAAAAAATTTGAACCATTATTATTATTACCTATATCTTTTGGAATGTTTTTGGTAAATTTACCTTTGACAGGATTAATGGAAGAAAGTGGAGTTATAAATATAATGTCTTATGGAGTAAAGAGTAACCTATTTCCTTGTTTAGTATTTATGGGAGTTGGAGCAATGACAGATTTTTCTCCATTAATAGCTAATCCTATTAGTTTAATATTAGGAGCAGCAGCACAATTAGGTATATATGTAGCATTTATATTTGCAACACAAATAGGATTTACACCAGCTGAAGCAGCAGCAATTGGAATAATTGGTGGAGCAGATGGACCTACATCTATATATATTGCAAATAATTTAGCACCACATTTATTAGCTCCAATAGCAGTTGCGGCTTATTCATATATGGCATTGATACCATTAATTCAACCACCTATTATGAAAGCTCTTACAACTCAAAAAGAAAGAGCAGTAAAAATGGGGCAATTAAGAAAAGTATCTAAGGCAGAAAAAATAGTGTTTCCAATAGCAGTTGTTTTATTTACTTCTTTATTGTTACCATCAGTTGCACCATTACTTGGATTATTGATGTTAGGAAACTTATTTAGAGAGTCTGGAGTTGTTCAAAGATTATCTGATACAGCACAAAATGCTATGATTAATATAATAACAATTATGTTAGGATTAAGTGTTGGAGCAAAAGCAGAAGGAGCAACTTTCTTAGATGTAAGTACATTAAAAATTATAGCTATGGGACTTGCAGCTTTCTGTTTCTCAACAGCAGGTGGAGTATTATTAGGAAAAGTTCTTTATTATGTAACTGGTGGAAAAATAAATCCGCTTATAGGTTCGGCAGGAGTTTCAGCAGTACCTATGGCAGCTCGTGTTTCTCAAACAGTTGGAGCTAAAGAAAATCCTACAAACTTCCTATTAATGCATGCAATGGGACCAAATGTTGCAGGAGTTATAGGTTCAGCAGTTGCAGCTGGTTTCTTTATGATGGTATTTAAAGGAACAATGTAAAAAAGTAAATTTATTAGTAATTTGTATTAAAAAATATATAAAAAAATAGTTATAAGGTTGGGTTGAGGCTCAATCTTATGCTATTTATAAAAAAAATTTAGGAGGGATTTTTGTGAGCAAAGTAATGTCTTTACATGATGCAATAGCAAAGTATGTTGAATCTGGAGATAGCTTATGTTTTGGAGGATTCACAACAAACAGAAAGCCTTATGCGGCTGTTTATGAAATTATTAGACAAGGACAAACAGATTTTATAGGATATTCTGGTCCAGCAGGAGGAGATTGGGATATGTTAATAGGATGTGGAAGAATTAAAGCTTTCATTAACTGTTACATAGCTAACTCGGGATATACTAATGTTTGTAGAAGATTCAGAGATGCAGTAGAAAAGAAACATAATTTATTATTAGAAGATTATTCTCAAGATGTTATTATGTTAATGTTACATGCTTCTTCATTAGGTTTACCATATTTACCAGTAAAATTAATGGAAGGTAGTGACTTAGAATACAAATGGGGAATAAGTGCAGAAATCAGAAAGACAATTCCTAAATTGCCTGATAAGAAATTAGAAAGAATACCTAATCCTTTTAAAGAAGGAGAAGAAGTAATAGCAGTTCCAGTTCCAAGACTAGATACAGCTATAATTTCTGTTCAAAAAGCTTCTATAAATGGGACTTGTTCAATAGAAGGAGATGAATTCCATGATGTAGACATAGCTATTGCTGCTAGAAAAGTTATAGTTATAGCTGAAGAAATTGTTACAGAAGAAGAAATTAGAAGAGATCCTTCTAAAAATTCAATACCTCAATTTTGTGTAGACGCAGTAGTTCATGTTCCTTATGGAACACATCCATCTCAATTATACAACTATTATGATTATGATGCTGATTTCTATAAAATGTATGATAAAGTAACTAAAACAGATGAAGATTTTGAAAAATTCATACAAGAATGGGTTATAGATGTTAAGGATCATGAAGGATATTTAAATAAATTAGGGTTATTAAGAATGGCTAAATTAAAAGTAGTTCCAGGATTCCAATATGCAGCAAAATTAGTTAAGGAGGGGGAATAATAATGGCAAAGAATTATAAAAACTACACAAACAAAGAAATGCAAGCTATTACCATTGCTAAAGAAATAAAAGATGGACAAATAGTTATAGTAGGAACAGGATTACCTTTAATAGGAGCAACTGTTGCTAAAAATAAATTTGCCCCTAATTGTAAACTAATAGTTGAAAGTGGTCTTATGGATTGTAGCCCAATAGAAGTTCCAAGAAGTGTTGGAGATTTAAGACTTATGGGACACTGTGCTGTTCAATGGCCAAATGTAAGATTTA is drawn from Fusobacterium simiae and contains these coding sequences:
- a CDS encoding sodium ion-translocating decarboxylase subunit beta, with amino-acid sequence MSFFKVLVELLEASGFAALTWQNIAMILVSFVLLYLAIVKKFEPLLLLPISFGMFLVNLPLTGLMEESGVINIMSYGVKSNLFPCLVFMGVGAMTDFSPLIANPISLILGAAAQLGIYVAFIFATQIGFTPAEAAAIGIIGGADGPTSIYIANNLAPHLLAPIAVAAYSYMALIPLIQPPIMKALTTQKERAVKMGQLRKVSKAEKIVFPIAVVLFTSLLLPSVAPLLGLLMLGNLFRESGVVQRLSDTAQNAMINIITIMLGLSVGAKAEGATFLDVSTLKIIAMGLAAFCFSTAGGVLLGKVLYYVTGGKINPLIGSAGVSAVPMAARVSQTVGAKENPTNFLLMHAMGPNVAGVIGSAVAAGFFMMVFKGTM
- the gctA gene encoding glutaconate CoA-transferase subunit A — protein: MSKVMSLHDAIAKYVESGDSLCFGGFTTNRKPYAAVYEIIRQGQTDFIGYSGPAGGDWDMLIGCGRIKAFINCYIANSGYTNVCRRFRDAVEKKHNLLLEDYSQDVIMLMLHASSLGLPYLPVKLMEGSDLEYKWGISAEIRKTIPKLPDKKLERIPNPFKEGEEVIAVPVPRLDTAIISVQKASINGTCSIEGDEFHDVDIAIAARKVIVIAEEIVTEEEIRRDPSKNSIPQFCVDAVVHVPYGTHPSQLYNYYDYDADFYKMYDKVTKTDEDFEKFIQEWVIDVKDHEGYLNKLGLLRMAKLKVVPGFQYAAKLVKEGE